In Brachypodium distachyon strain Bd21 chromosome 2, Brachypodium_distachyon_v3.0, whole genome shotgun sequence, one genomic interval encodes:
- the LOC100843154 gene encoding uncharacterized protein LOC100843154, protein MLLAVEGGGFFSSSASGYSHGLALLLLGRKTEEQPVKASPWNHYRLVDREAGHVGQLPSGKEEVPGKCASFTCFGCTPARLEGASPPKLSSSNTAKQLSSSTNRKGTSNGSINGSGRKGCLKSNSRRDSSDRGSIVSDGEEPRESLEEVQTLKAGMERRKVQWTDTCGKELFEIREFETSDEGLSDDEADNDGFRKCECVIQ, encoded by the exons ATGCTACTGGCTGTGGAGGGAGGAGGTTTTTTCTCGTCATCTGCATCGGGGTATAGCCATGGCCTTGCGCTTTTGCTGCTCGGACGGAAAACTGAAGAGCAGCCTGTGAAAGCATCGCCCTGGAATCACTACCGGCTAGTCGATCGGGAAGCTGGGCATGTGGGGCAGCTGCCTTCAGGGAAAGAAGAGGTTCCTGGTAAATGTGCTTCGTTTACCTGCTTTGGATGCACGCCCGCTAGGCTTGAGGGTGCATCTCCTCCAAAATTGAGCTCAAGTAACACGGCCAAGCAATTATCCAGTTCGACAAACAGGAAAGGAACAAGTAATGGGTCCATCAATGGAAGCGGCAGAAAAGGTTGTCTTAAGAGTAACTCGAGAAGGGACTCTTCTGACCGTGGTTCTATAGTAAGTGATGGCGAGGAGCCGCGTGAGTCGCTGGAAGAGGTGCAAACCTTGAAAGCTGGTATGGAAAGGAGAAAAGTTCAGTGGACGGACACATGTGGGAAGGAACTTTTCGAGATCAGAGAATTCGAAACAAG CGACGAAGGTCTGTCGGATGACGAGGCTGACAATGATGGCTTCAGGAAATGCGAGTGCGTGATCCAGTAG